Proteins from one Pristiophorus japonicus isolate sPriJap1 unplaced genomic scaffold, sPriJap1.hap1 HAP1_SCAFFOLD_754, whole genome shotgun sequence genomic window:
- the LOC139256759 gene encoding maestro heat-like repeat-containing protein family member 1 gives MKVKSTLILCYGQIMSRCPRDLILSRIETDILQNVLALFNTKMFGLKSKVKDLTLKLSLTNTVTLLAKALQPSEEHPPYHLSRKAELLSCMQELITAEPKEILSTWVRKSAMDACAALIKLQPSLSSETELISICLNRVFSLPDWESSTADQSTNMDMAERQKVHTDTMASVKGLLKQCLLLDLSPDGLHSVFKTMETENQSTRDHEREKAMESTLQLVTFYLEKLQVSNNVPSHNLVRIIGCVGLQCADPSHVVREAAIKSLYGLLYIQLHLEGFPVGHQDKEVEHLKAIKGGLKQFTSQALFQTCTAVGNVLSKCIAHEQLNTLLFTVFKGLTDKHRNISCTASIVTNILITTRGTTLAEVWGTIKVLSRHLRSITEPRVRNAVTHSISILASQHLPAVLSALLTYPIPVDRYTCDIWRSLLTRNALAPAKFLLNNIKSLYDDGRYCHVTNTKDSATQQSSAVLCALRDVVCEPDSGHVINIL, from the coding sequence ATGAAAGTTAAAAGCACGCTCATTTTATGCTATGGGCAGATTATGTCACGTTGTCCTCGGGACCTCATTCTGTCCAGAATCGAGACCGACATTCTGCAAAATGTGTTGGCTCTTTTCAACACCAAGATGTTTGGACTGAAATCCAAGGTGAAGGACTTGACACTGAAATTAAGTTTGACAAACACTGTGACACTGTTGGCCAAAGCTCTCCAACCCAGCGAAGAACACCCACCCTACCATCTGAGCAGAAAGGCAgaattgctgagctgcatgcaggagcTGATCACTGCCGAACCAAAGGAGATATTGAGCACTTGGGTTCGAAAGTCTGCCATGGACGCCTGTGCAGCCCTCATCAAACTGCAGCCTTCACTGAGCAGTGAGACTGAGCTGATTAGCATCTGTTTGAATCGTGTCTTCAGTTTGCCAGATTGGGAGAGCAGCACTGCCGACCAAAGTACAAACATGGACATGGCAGAGAGACAGAAGGTTCACACCGACACAATGGCCTCGGTGAAGGGTCTCCTGAAGCAATGCTTACTTTTGGATCTGTCTCCTGATGGGCTTCATTCTGTATTTAAAACCATGGAGACTGAGAACCAATCCACAAGGGACCATGAGCGAGAAAAGGCAATGGAGAGCACTTTACAGCTGGTGACATTTTACTTGGAGAAACTGCAAGTTAGCAATAATGTGCCATCCCATAACTTGGTGAGGATTATTGGATGTGTGGGGCTTCAATGTGCAGATCCATCGCATGTTGTAAGGGAGGCAGCCATTAAAAGCTTGTATGGATTGCTGTATATCCAGTTACACCTTGAAGGCTTTCCAGTGGGTCATCAAGATAAGGAAGTGGAGCATCTGAAAGCCATCAAAGGCGGATTGAAGCAATTTACCAGTCAGGCCCTCTTTCAAACCTGCACTGCTGTCGGTAACGTTTTATCCAAGTGCATAGCCCATGAGCAGTTGAACACTCTACTCTTCACGGTCTTTAAAGGGCTGACAGACAAGCACCGGAACATTTCCTGCACAGCTTCTATTGTGACAAATATCCTCATTACAACACGTGGAACCACCCTTGCAGAAGTTTGGGGAACAATCAAAGTATTGAGCCGTCACTTGCGTTCAATTACTGAGCCGCGGGTGAGAAATGCAGTGACGCATTCCATCTCCATTCTGGCCTCACAGCATCTGCCAGCAGTTTTGTCCGCTCTCCTCACTTACCCCATTCCAGTTGATCGATATACTTGTGACATATGGCGATCCCTCCTGACACGTAATGCATTAGCACCGGCCAAATTCTTACTGAACAATATCAAATCATTGTATGATGACGGCAGATATTGCCATGTCACAAATACAAAAGATTCAGCAACTCAGCAGTCTTCAGCTGTCCTCTGTGCTCTTCGTGATGTGGTATGTGAGCCTGACTCAGGGCACGTGATAAACATTCTCTAA